The Pieris napi chromosome W, ilPieNapi1.2, whole genome shotgun sequence genome contains the following window.
ataccagcGAGTTCAGGGACTTTAACCATTTTGGTCCTCGGCGTTTAACGGAAATTAAGTCCTGTCTAGACGGAAGGCTAGGTATTCTATAGATGCCCTAGACGTTCAATAACCTGGCTTTGGAGGCCTTGATTGGGTATTTGGACGGAAATTGTAATTCACCTCACCTCAATAATTGTGCTATtacgaaatgaaaaatacagtatttttaaGAGTATTCGGTATAAGACATGGTTGTAAAGGAGTAGAATAACttgtagattaaaaaaaaggatttatacgtcagtcacgtgacacaaaatgGTCACAACTTAGTGGAATTGAGCAAATTAATTAAGACTGTTTTTGatcgaaataatatatttatagaacgACGCCATCTTGCTTCGAAGCGTTTGGGCGGGTTCATGAAATTAttgcttaatttaaatttcttaatttacagaatttaataacaatttgtataggttctacagtaataataataagtttatttccataatataaaaattacaaaataatactcTATTGATCAGTTTAGTGTTATACTGTATAACTTATACACTTAGTGGTATTATGGATCTGTTCTTTGCTTCCTCCATCCATTTCTCCCCAGGAACCTTTAGGATGTACACCTTGCAATACGGCCTGCCCGCTGCTAGCTGTAAAGGGCCTGATCGACGGACGAGTAAGACCGCGGTTTTATGGCTCGTCGGTAAAGCTCGCCGGTGTATCATTGCAAAACCACGGTTTTAAATACCGCCGAGCCTGGCTCGCGGCTCGTCGtcgtgttatattttttactcggCTCGCCATGCAAAACCGCGTGTCGATCACGGCCGGCGAGCCGAGCCGTCACTTTTCGGCGACAGCGCTAGAGGACGGATGTGCGCCAGAAGAGCTGTGCGTGCTCAGTCCGTGTCACAATAATGGATCTACGTACTTGCAGCCacgattttataatacaatttataaatgccTTTCAAGACTGTCCCTGTTTATGGCAAACTAAATCAAGCGAGTATAAAAACAAAGCAAATAGGCTTGCAGCATATAATAAACTCGTGgatattgcaaaaaaatatgaacCAAACTCGGATATAACcgatattaagaaaaaaaatcattaaaaattaaaataataaaaaaataaaaacataaaatttatttatcccATGGCGAGATAACACAAGGCTTCAGACTCGGAACAAGACATGTTTGCGACTGATTTGCTTGCTAATCGATCAGCACCAACGAGCCGCGAGCCAAGTTCGTCGGTATTTAAAACCACGGTCTTACTCGCCCGTCGATCATAGGCTTTAGGCGTGGGTTAGCGAGTCTGTGAACTGaggttttattagtttatctATGTTGAGTCAGTTGTCAAAGTCACATAAGATTGCCATTCGGCAAAGTTGGAAATCCAAACATGGATCGTCAATCGGTTATTGGCTAATGCAAATTCGCCGATTGTTCAATTAACGTAGACACGCTCTGATTGGCTTAGGCCTTGCGGCTCGGGAAATGCGCTATTATAGCGAGTGTTATGTAATAAAGAGGAATAGAAAAGTGGAGCCGGTATTAAACTGGTGCCTAAGGTACAATAAACGCAAAAGATTATGACAATTTAGAAGCTGGATAGATGAAAGAAACAGCAGGgacatggcagagagtggcacagtacagatataaatacaatgaaatattagtgagtttaaaatgaaattcgGCATTTTTCAGCATTAACAAGATCCGTACGCTGGTGGACTTTGCGGGGTGCCGCCGCCTTCGTGAGCTGTACGTTAGGAAGAATGAGATCCGGGATTTAGCTGAGATCAGGCATTTGAGACGTCTTCCTGATCTGACGAACCTCTGGCTGGATGAGAACCCTTGTACGAGACATTCAGAGTGAGTAGCTTTGTACTTATGTTGTCCTGGTACCTTAACTCCTTACCTCTGTTAacgcatatatatatatatatatatatatatatatatatatatactagctgacctggctaacttcgttccgccctacaaccttataatatcgttgttactttaatttaacttattttaggatttcattaatgttaagtattacattaatgcttgccattgcgaaagaagaatggcagttttacacattaggcatcttctctctagcgtcaatatggcgatactgcatgttaagcactttctgatatccaacatcttttgatcaggatcaaagcatggttatgcatctcctcattcacctcaagatcggaatttcttgaacacgaattcgacgtaaaatgatgcgtagttttgtcaacagatggcaccatatggtttttgcattcgtaaaattaattaattaattaattgttattcgataacttatccgatattttattgcttattctgctattcgggacggaaacaaatccaacaaatcaaaaaccatggcaatcggtccagccgttctcgagttataagtgttgtaacaaacacgactttcttttatatatatagatgatttccgttatattttgttattttactacaaCTGACTTCTGGTCATCGAAAGACTATGTTTGTCAAGTTTTTAAAGGTAGGTAAGAATTGACACTTGTTTTAGGAATTAAATTTTGCTCTTAATGAGCATCGtcggcttcagcgtgcgactctcatccccgaggtagtaggttcgatacccggctgtgcGCATTAACATAAACTCAAacgctgaaggaaaacatcgcgaggataCCGGCTttccttagacctaaaaagtcgacacGAGTCAGGCagaggaggctgatcaccctacaattttttttaaaatatttaattcgaACTGGTACGGTTTTTGCTTGCTCAAAATTGCCGCTGTATGAAAATCCGTCCTTTTCAGGTACAGAATGACAGTACTTCGTAATATTCCGAATCTGGAGAAGTTGGACAATGTTCCCGTTAGACCTAAAGAGGTATGATGATTAAtaacctttaatgctggcttTTCCTTCTTTGAAGGCACGTTATTTGTGACATAGGCCGAACTGATTTGCAGTTTCTTCCGGACGCTTTACGATTAGAGATATTTTCGAGAGGTGGAGCTTGATAAAATGCCTTTTATTTCGCGAAAATCAAAAAGTGCCGGACGGAATTTATTGCGGTTTTCAGAAATGTCTAGAATGGTTCATGGGGAGGTAAAGGCGTTCAAGGTTTGCGGGTTGCCCTCGAAAAGACAGAGTTGGCTTTAGATAAATTGTTTTCACTGAGTGCACATAAGAGATCCACACGTCCGTTTGCAGGTCCAAGAGGCGATGAGACGCGGCATTCATATACCAGATTCTGATGATGAGGGGTATCCTCAGCGAGTGAGTCTTATTTTTAATCGACTTTAAAGGTGTTTGATATTGGAGGATCGTTTATCTAGATTAAAGTGTAAATACTGTAAGTAATTAACTCGATGTCATTACATTCGGGGTTAGAACGCACGAAATGAGCTTATTAGGAAATGAAAAAGGTCAAATGTTTAATGTGATATTTCAGCAAGAGCAATACAGCCAGTACCGGACCGCTCGGTCGTGCGAGTCGAGCCCCGAGAGGGAACCCGACTATTATCAACCGCAGAGCGCAAGGGAgcaggtaataaaaaaaatgtcttcgTTTTCATCCCTCTCCCCTCCCCAAGAAATATGAATGTGCAGAAGAAACAGAAACTATCCCAGGTAGGAACCACACGCGCTCGCAGTGGAGAATCGCTCGGCGCCGGCTGTACTTGGCATTCTggcttaacatcaggtgagccttttgcacgtttgccccctgttctataaaaagtaaTGAGTTGAGTTCGCAATCGGTTCCAAGTTATTTGTGGCTAATTTTAACTAACAATGTGTTTAACTACTATACATGACTTACAAAGCTCTTTGTATCGTTTCGTAAATGCCCAAGTCATAGTTTACTACGCTCACTAGATAGCGGTATACGAGTGTATCTTTTGATTTTAGTATTCGGTTGTTAAGggcttaaattaattaagattaGGGTCAAAACCGCCTTCGCCGGCGTAGGCCTCGGCCTTTACTTCGTGCTTCGCTTACGGCGGTGACTTCCATCCTGCCCTTCATCCCACGAGTGGAGGTCCAAGTCTCCCAGCAGCCCTCGCTCAGCGGCAGTACATCTctcatttataattagttcGATGACGTCACACCTTAAAACGCGCTAACGAAGCATTTTCCCTCATTTCAATCGATCTAATGAGCTTCCGAGCTGCCCTTCAGGTTATCGTCTGCCCGGCGACGACCCGAGCTCGGATCCGAGTTTCCTGTTAGTGATTTGACTCGGTTTTAGAATGTGATTAAAGCACGAGTGTCGGAGTGTGTACGTTCATACtaatatgtgtgtgtgtgtcaggGAAGCGACGGTTCCGTCGAAGAAAGCTCTGAACCGAGATCTCCGCTCGCGCCCACGGTTagtatataacattattaattaaaagtccggcgacgcactcgcgaaccctctggGTCGGTCCACGGCCccattattgaaaaaaaaaaaacatataattaatattgagtATCGAGCTATAATGACGTAACATGGTTCTCATTTTCCTTCTCTAGTATTCACCAGAGGGTCAGTATACCATTGAGACTGCCGGGAGACGTTTGTGGCACAGGCCTagtgttgttttgttttggaGTTTTTATTAACGTTAATATTTCTTAGTGCCCGGCCTCACCGCGCCGGGTGGCCTCGCCCGAAGACGAGAGGTACGACCACCCGGCGATGACCACTTCCCATTACGAGGTacgattataataattacacaagACGGGACAAAACGTAAGAAGAGAAGGGGTCTCACTACTGaaagctaaaaaaaatatgcttttTCAGCCAAGAGCTGCGAGGTCTCCGGAGGCGGCATCTCTGAGGCATTCGGTGTCGGCGCAGAGCGTCACGGTGAGTTCGAGGCTTTCGATCCTTTCGTCTCCTGACTATTTTATGAGTAGTTAACACCTAGAATAACCACCGTTCGACTCTCCAAAAGTTCCTCCACCTTCACGAGCGCCATCTACATTACCCACGTTGACGACGCAAGTGCGGTAAAATTTCCCTGATATTTCTCTATAAAGTCAGATTCTCAAGATTTGTCCAGATTAGGGACTGTCGAGTGtgttcatcaaaatcggttggGCAGTTTTTGCTTCTTTAAAAGCATCGTCCACTCGCCTGATGTTAAAACAAACCATCCGTGGGGCTGAAAGTGGTACAATTCGCCGCTCGTGGACAGGGCGTGGCCGGcgttttatcaataaaatatcacatCGCTATCTGATATATTTCAGGACTTCGCGCCGAGCAATAGCGAGTGGAGACCGTCCGGTACGCTCGCGCAAGACTTTTGCGAGCGGATTGATCGGTTCGTgatttatttccatttttatAAGTCATATTTTTTGGCAAActcttttttatacatttaaccATAATAGGGCGTGgtgtttattttaactacATATAATTCCAGAAGCGATACGCACTCTGTCCGGGAATGGGAGAGGGGCGAAAGAGGCGAGAGGGGGCCCAATCCGGGGGGCAGGGAGTACTCCTCCGCGGTCATGACCGAGCGGAGGGGCTTCACCAGGCGACCCGTGGCCAGGGTAAGGTCGCTCTCTCTTCTCAAATGATAACACGAAGCCACGACCTAGAGGGAGATCAAAAAGGACACGAAACacgtttatcttaaatatatttccagAGTTCGAATCTGCTGTCGGCCGTTCTTTGTCTGGTGAAGGAGTTGGACAACCCGAGCTTAGAGGTCGCGAAAATGGCTGTCAGGCaggaaaaatacattttctccTTTAGTTCAGTTAATTCTCTTAAAATACCAAcatatagaaattaaaactattcttattaatataagaaaatctaATGTGCGCGGACgttgtaatgaaaataatagttattattggGACTAGAGTACCTCACGTATATCAAAAACCAGGTTTAACCCTAGGTTTCGCTCGAGCCGAAACCCTCGCAAGAGCTTAATGAATTTGAACCTTATGCCTCACTACTTACGGCAGCTATTTGAATCCACGACACGAAatactctctctctctttttCACGTGTTGAGTGTAGGGAATCCTTATATCCAGTGACGATAAATAAGAGATGTATAGACGAAAAGGGAAAAATTGTCGTTTTCTTTCTCACTTTCACACCGAAGAATGCTTAAATGTTATGCAAAAAAGTGGTTCATTCGATTAACCCCTATCTGTTAAACCCGAGTGTTTAGTGTCAAACGTTAACATATTGTGTATTCGGTGTCTTAATATgtacaattacaattaattaaaaacaacataaatgattttttaaactgtGTTGCAGTAGGCATTGTTTCCTAAAAAGCAAACGCTTCTCACTGTTGTGTTCAGTACTCTGTGGAGAAtatatttcgttaaaaaaatatttaactatcagATGCacatatatctataaatactCGTTAAAGGTCTGTCTTTTACTGAATACGAGTCACGgcgacgcactcgcgagccctccgACGTTGAGAAGGTCGCTTATATATACTATTTCTATATGTTCATAAACATttgattttatacatttaacatGCCGGCAGGGCCATCTCTTGgcgaaatatgtaattaatgatTTACGTTTAAATTTTCAGATGTCGCATGGATGAGCTGGCGAATAGCCAGTGACACGAAGAGGTCGATTAATCTTCCAATTATAATGGAATTGGTACAAAGCGATGGCCATTTTGTCAAATGTTGCCAGTTTTGTAATCGCAAATTGCTAATGCGCTGGAACTTTGTGGTACTAAATCTGTAACAATTCATTGCCCGTCATATTgcttagttttttataaaataattttaaatattttcagatTACTAAACATgagtgtaatttaataatatttcataaaagcctttctccaaaaaaaattttagttgACTACTTAAGAAAGCGCATTAGCAATTTGCGGAAcgcatacaaataattaacatttaatctGTAAAGGGTACCCCGATGCCCCAAAAGTTGGGGGAAAATAATGCAATTGTGAtttaatgtacatatatatagctTTTAAATTTGCATGAGTTTATTTGTGCAtgaagttttgaatttattgcaattaattatacacacaaatataattttactaaaacttgtttattaaattttctttttatttgatttttaatgtGTTACAAATTGTTACCTCGTCTTAATCTGGTAAATATGTaatgcaaaaaatttaatttttcatttaaactcACGAAATTCCAACGATTCTGTCACTACAAAAATtacttaagaaataaattagatGTCAACAATGATGTAATTGAAAGTAAATTATCAGcgattgttaaatttaaatattccacCTTAATTTGCTTTTGATggatttttatacattataccaTTACTAAGGCAGATACATTAGtttgtataattatgttatattataattatatttgtagtGTGTAACCGTCCTcgtaatttagttaaaatataccATATTATATGTCTCGCTTTAATTATACGTTAAAGATGGATGGCACGATGTATTCACCAGAAATAGTTTTGCTATGGCCATCTAATCTCATAATATGTGTAAGAGATTGCAATGCCTAGACACCTGAATAGAAAGAT
Protein-coding sequences here:
- the LOC125062043 gene encoding uncharacterized protein LOC125062043 isoform X1 — translated: MARLTEEMVIARSKQSDLSSVKKLNCWGAELGDVSVLRKMPNVEVLAFSINKIRTLVDFAGCRRLRELYVRKNEIRDLAEIRHLRRLPDLTNLWLDENPCTRHSEYRMTVLRNIPNLEKLDNVPVRPKEVQEAMRRGIHIPDSDDEGYPQRQEQYSQYRTARSCESSPEREPDYYQPQSAREQGSDGSVEESSEPRSPLAPTCPASPRRVASPEDERYDHPAMTTSHYEPRAARSPEAASLRHSVSAQSVTDFAPSNSEWRPSGTLAQDFCERIDRSDTHSVREWERGERGERGPNPGGREYSSAVMTERRGFTRRPVARSSNLLSAVLCLVKELDNPSLEVAKMAVRQEKYIFSFNVAWMSWRIASDTKRSINLPIIMELVQSDGHFVKCCQFCNRKLLMRWNFVVLNL
- the LOC125062043 gene encoding uncharacterized protein F09G8.5-like isoform X2, with the translated sequence MARLTEEMVIARSKQSDLSSVKKLNCWGAELGDVSVLRKMPNVEVLAFSINKIRTLVDFAGCRRLRELYVRKNEIRDLAEIRHLRRLPDLTNLWLDENPCTRHSEYRMTVLRNIPNLEKLDNVPVRPKEVQEAMRRGIHIPDSDDEGYPQRQEQYSQYRTARSCESSPEREPDYYQPQSAREQCPASPRRVASPEDERYDHPAMTTSHYEPRAARSPEAASLRHSVSAQSVTDFAPSNSEWRPSGTLAQDFCERIDRSDTHSVREWERGERGERGPNPGGREYSSAVMTERRGFTRRPVARSSNLLSAVLCLVKELDNPSLEVAKMAVRQEKYIFSFNVAWMSWRIASDTKRSINLPIIMELVQSDGHFVKCCQFCNRKLLMRWNFVVLNL
- the LOC125062043 gene encoding cilia- and flagella-associated protein 410-like isoform X7, encoding MARLTEEMVIARSKQSDLSSVKKLNCWGAELGDVSVLRKMPNVEVLAFSINKIRTLVDFAGCRRLRELYVRKNEIRDLAEIRHLRRLPDLTNLWLDENPCTRHSEYRMTVLRNIPNLEKLDNVPVRPKEVQEAMRRGIHIPDSDDEGYPQRQEQYSQYRTARSCESSPEREPDYYQPQSAREQGSDGSVEESSEPRSPLAPTCPASPRRVASPEDERYDHPAMTTSHYEPRAARSPEAASLRHSVSAQSVTDFAPSNSEWRPSGTLAQDFCERIDRSDTHSVREWERGERGERGPNPGGREYSSAVMTERRGFTRRPVARSSNLLSAVLCLVKELDNPSLEVAKMAVRCRMDELANSQ
- the LOC125062043 gene encoding cilia- and flagella-associated protein 410-like isoform X6, producing the protein MARLTEEMVIARSKQSDLSSVKKLNCWGAELGDVSVLRKMPNVEVLAFSINKIRTLVDFAGCRRLRELYVRKNEIRDLAEIRHLRRLPDLTNLWLDENPCTRHSEYRMTVLRNIPNLEKLDNVPVRPKEVQEAMRRGIHIPDSDDEGYPQRQEQYSQYRTARSCESSPEREPDYYQPQSAREQGSDGSVEESSEPRSPLAPTCPASPRRVASPEDERYDHPAMTTSHYEPRAARSPEAASLRHSVSAQSVTDFAPSNSEWRPSGTLAQDFCERIDRSDTHSVREWERGERGERGPNPGGREYSSAVMTERRGFTRRPVARSSNLLSAVLCLVKELDNPSLEVAKMAVRQEKYIFSFSSMSHG
- the LOC125062043 gene encoding acidic leucine-rich nuclear phosphoprotein 32 family member B-like isoform X4, whose product is MARLTEEMVIARSKQSDLSSVKKLNCWGAELGDVSVLRKMPNVEVLAFSINKIRTLVDFAGCRRLRELYVRKNEIRDLAEIRHLRRLPDLTNLWLDENPCTRHSEYRMTVLRNIPNLEKLDNVPVRPKEVQEAMRRGIHIPDSDDEGYPQRQEQYSQYRTARSCESSPEREPDYYQPQSAREQGSDGSVEESSEPRSPLAPTCPASPRRVASPEDERYDHPAMTTSHYEPRAARSPEAASLRHSVSAQSVTDFAPSNSEWRPSGTLAQDFCERIDRSDTHSVREWERGERGERGPNPGGREYSSAVMTERRGFTRRPVARSSNLLSAVLCLVKELDNPSLEVAKMAVRQEKYIFSFSSVNSLKIPTYRN
- the LOC125062043 gene encoding cilia- and flagella-associated protein 410-like isoform X8 translates to MARLTEEMVIARSKQSDLSSVKKLNCWGAELGDVSVLRKMPNVEVLAFSINKIRTLVDFAGCRRLRELYVRKNEIRDLAEIRHLRRLPDLTNLWLDENPCTRHSEYRMTVLRNIPNLEKLDNVPVRPKEVQEAMRRGIHIPDSDDEGYPQRQEQYSQYRTARSCESSPEREPDYYQPQSAREQGSDGSVEESSEPRSPLAPTCPASPRRVASPEDERYDHPAMTTSHYEPRAARSPEAASLRHSVSAQSVTDFAPSNSEWRPSGTLAQDFCERIDRSDTHSVREWERGERGERGPNPGGREYSSAVMTERRGFTRRPVARMSHG
- the LOC125062043 gene encoding uncharacterized protein LOC125062043 isoform X3, translated to MARLTEEMVIARSKQSDLSSVKKLNCWGAELGDVSVLRKMPNVEVLAFSINKIRTLVDFAGCRRLRELYVRKNEIRDLAEIRHLRRLPDLTNLWLDENPCTRHSEYRMTVLRNIPNLEKLDNVPVRPKEVQEAMRRGIHIPDSDDEGYPQRQEQYSQYRTARSCESSPEREPDYYQPQSAREQGSDGSVEESSEPRSPLAPTPRAARSPEAASLRHSVSAQSVTDFAPSNSEWRPSGTLAQDFCERIDRSDTHSVREWERGERGERGPNPGGREYSSAVMTERRGFTRRPVARSSNLLSAVLCLVKELDNPSLEVAKMAVRQEKYIFSFNVAWMSWRIASDTKRSINLPIIMELVQSDGHFVKCCQFCNRKLLMRWNFVVLNL
- the LOC125062043 gene encoding cilia- and flagella-associated protein 410-like isoform X5 is translated as MARLTEEMVIARSKQSDLSSVKKLNCWGAELGDVSVLRKMPNVEVLAFSINKIRTLVDFAGCRRLRELYVRKNEIRDLAEIRHLRRLPDLTNLWLDENPCTRHSEYRMTVLRNIPNLEKLDNVPVRPKEVQEAMRRGIHIPDSDDEGYPQRQEQYSQYRTARSCESSPEREPDYYQPQSAREQPRAARSPEAASLRHSVSAQSVTDFAPSNSEWRPSGTLAQDFCERIDRSDTHSVREWERGERGERGPNPGGREYSSAVMTERRGFTRRPVARSSNLLSAVLCLVKELDNPSLEVAKMAVRQEKYIFSFNVAWMSWRIASDTKRSINLPIIMELVQSDGHFVKCCQFCNRKLLMRWNFVVLNL